A genomic region of Prionailurus viverrinus isolate Anna chromosome D4, UM_Priviv_1.0, whole genome shotgun sequence contains the following coding sequences:
- the CD4H9orf40 gene encoding uncharacterized protein C9orf40 homolog, with translation MAKRRAAEPLTFHVPWKRLLLCDFPEEPPPLWIPPPGASHPGQPVGVPEPPRKRKIDAGAMTEASASPSKRRDGGDTSVPGGVEREGQGLETGEPQLLQPPVRPRGPGEEPRGARPPRGGGDDGAGRSEPPRGDWGAAPRQLNEEFWQYNTFQYWRNPLPPIDLADLEDISEGSLREARLQGKNEVVEVDMES, from the exons ATGGCCAAGCGGCGTGCGGCCGAGCCGCTGACGTTCCACGTGCCTTGGAAGCGGCTCCTGCTCTGCGACTTCCCCGAGGAGCCGCCGCCGCTCTGGATCCCGCCGCCGGGGGCCTCGCATCCCGGGCAGCCCGTCGGCGTCCCGGAGCCGCCCCGAAAGCGCAAAATCGACGCGGGGGCTATGACTGAGGCTTCAGCTTCGCCCAGCAAGCGCCGCGACGGCGGGGACACCAGCGTTCCGGGCGGCGTGGAGCGTGAGGGCCAAGGCCTGGAGACAGGCGAGCCGCAGTTGCTGCAGCCTCCCGTGCGGCCCCGCGGGCCGGGGGAGGAGCCCCGGGGCGCCCGGCCCCCGAGGGGCGGTGGCGACGACGGGGCGGGGCGCTCGGAGCCCCCACGGGGAGACTGGGGGGCCGCACCGCGCCAG cTCAATGAAGAATTCTGGCAGTATAACACCTTCCAGTACTGGAGGAATCCTCTGCCACCTATTGATCTGGCAGACCTCGAAGACATCAGCGAAGGCAGCCTGCGGGAAGCAAGGCTTCAGGGCAAGAACGAAGTGGTTGAGGTCGACATGGAGTCCTGA